Proteins co-encoded in one Medicago truncatula cultivar Jemalong A17 chromosome 8, MtrunA17r5.0-ANR, whole genome shotgun sequence genomic window:
- the LOC11413693 gene encoding phosphoglucomutase, cytoplasmic has product MVLFNVSRIETTPFDGQKPGTSGLRKKVKVFVQTHYLENFVQASFNALTEEKVRGATLVVSGDGRYYSEQAIQVITKMAAANGVRRIWVGLNGLLSTPAVSAVIRERVGVDGSKATGAFILTASHNPGGPNEDFGIKYNMENGGPAPEGITNKIYEYTTTIKEYLIAPDLPNVDITTVGVTNFTGPEGPFDVEVFDSASDYIKLMKSIFDFGSIRKLLSSPKFTFCFDGLHGVAGAYAKRIFVDELGAQESSLLNCVPKEDFGGGHPDPNLTYAKELVARMGLGKSESEGEPPEFGAAADGDADRNMILGKRFFVTPSDSVAIIAANAVEAIPYFSAGLKGVARSMPTSAALDVVAKHLNLKFFEVPTGWKFFGNLMDAGLCSVCGEESFGTGSDHIREKDGIWAVLAWLSILAYKNKDNIEDKLVTVEDIVRQHWAKYGRHYYTRYDYENVDAGAAKELMAHLVKLQSSLSEANGIVKGASSDVSNVVHGDEFEYNDPVDGSISSHQGIRYLFEDGSRLIFRLSGTGSEGATIRLYIEQYEKNPSKIGRLSHEALAPLVEAALKLSKMEEFTGRSAPTVIT; this is encoded by the exons ATGGTGCTCTTCAATGTCTCCCGTATTGAAACTACTCCTTTCGATGGACAGAAGCCTGGAACCTCTGGTCTCCGCAAAAag GTGAAAGTCTTTGTGCAAACTCATTACCTTGAAAACTTTGTTCAGGCATCATTCAATGCACTAACTGAAGAAAAAGTTAGAG GTGCAACACTAGTTGTATCTGGTGATGGTCGTTATTACTCGGAGCAAGCAATTCAG GTTATAACTAAAATGGCTGCAGCAAATGGAGTTAGACGTATTTGGGTTGGTCTAAATGGGTTGCTTTCAACTCCTGCAGTATCTGCTGTTATACGTGAAAGAGTTGGGGTTGAT GGATCCAAGGCAACAGGAGCATTTATACTGACAGCAAGTCACAACCCTGGCGGTCCTAATGAG GATTTTGGGATTAAATATAACATGGAAAATGGTGGACCTGCACCAGAGGGAATTACCAACAAAATATATGaatacacaacaacaatcaaggaGTACTTGATTGCTCCAGATCTGCCAAAT GTGGATATCACCACAGTAGGTGTCACAAACTTTACAGGGCCTGAAGGACCATTTGACGTTGAGGTTTTTGATTCAGCAAGCGATTATATAAAGTTGATGAA GTCAATTTTTGACTTTGGATCTATCAGGAAACTGCTGTCATCTCCTAAATTCACATTCTG TTTTGATGGGTTACATGGAGTTGCTGGAGCTTATGCAAAGCGTATTTTTGTGGATGAACTTGGAGCACAAGAAAGCTCTTTGCTGAACTGTGTACCAAAG GAAGACTTTGGTGGGGGACACCCAGACCCCAATTTGACATATGCAAAAGAATTGGTTGCTCGTATGGGGTTGggaaaatcagaatcagaaggtgaGCCCCCGGAGTTTGGTGCTGCTGCTGATGGTGATGCAGATCGCAACATGATACTTGGTAAAAG GTTTTTTGTCACTCCTTCGGATTCTGTGGCCATTATCGCTGCAAATGCTGTTGAAGCAATACCATACTTTTCTGCTGGCTTAAAGGGAGTTGCCAG GAGCATGCCAACCTCCGCTGCCCTGGATGTTGTAGCCAAACAtctgaatttgaaattttttgag GTCCCCACAGGTTGGAAGTTCTTTGGTAATTTAATGGATGCTGGATTGTGTTCAGTTTGCGGTGAAGAAAGTTTTGGGACAG GTTCGGATCACATTCGTGAGAAGGATGGAATCTGGGCAGTTTTGGCCTGGCTATCTATACttgcatataaaaataaagataatattGAAGACAAGCTTGTAACAGTTGAAGACATAGTTCGCCAGCATTGGGCTAAGTATGGGCGCCACTATTATACTCGATATGACTACGAA AATGTGGATGCAGGTGCAGCAAAGGAATTGATGGCACATTTAGTCAAACTGCAGTCCTCACTTTCAGAAGCCAATGG GATTGTTAAGGGGGCAAGTTCAGATGTTTCAAATGTTGTCCACGGCGATGAATTTGAATACAATGATCCTGTGGATGGTTCCATTTCATCACATCAGGGCATCCGATATTTGTTTGAGGATGGATCCCGATTG ATTTTCCGCCTCTCTGGAACTGGATCAGAAGGTGCAACTATTAGACTATACATTGAGCAATATGAGAAGAATCCATCAAAGATCGGGAGACTTTCACATGAAGCACTTGCTCCTCTT GTGGAGGCTGCATTGAAACTTTCAAAGATGGAAGAGTTCACCGGTCGATCTGCTCCCACAGTCATCACATAA